In a genomic window of Arachnia rubra:
- a CDS encoding ArsR/SmtB family transcription factor produces the protein MNADKSSAGTPNPEYIDLAVEVFSMLAEPTRVRIIVALQGSELSVGQIAEAVGKAPAAVSQHLAKLRLARIVASRQEGQRIFYSLANEHAPQLVADALFQAEHAIDENPAHHRKS, from the coding sequence ATGAATGCAGATAAGAGCAGTGCTGGGACGCCCAACCCCGAGTACATCGACCTCGCCGTGGAGGTTTTCTCGATGCTGGCGGAGCCCACGAGGGTGCGCATCATCGTTGCATTACAGGGCTCCGAGCTCTCAGTGGGGCAGATCGCAGAGGCCGTTGGGAAGGCTCCCGCCGCCGTCTCGCAGCATCTCGCCAAACTGAGACTCGCCCGCATCGTCGCCAGCCGCCAGGAGGGACAGCGCATCTTCTACAGCCTCGCGAACGAACACGCGCCCCAGCTGGTGGCCGACGCCCTGTTCCAGGCTGAGCACGCCATTGACGAGAATCCGGCACATC
- a CDS encoding metallophosphoesterase family protein: MRFIATADWQLGMTAHFLDDAARARFHQARLDAVVEIGRIAAQRRADFVVVGGDVFESNQLDRGILLRAFEALRFCPVPVVLVPGNHDPLDASSIYRSQAFSDRCPSHVTVAQDSSPISIVPGTEVVAAPWFSKRPHTDLVASACAGLEPPAGGMTRIVVGHGAVSSLNPDRESLAAIDDAALAARIREGLLHFAVLGDRHSVTEVAPGIWYPGAPEVTDRRETAPGNILLVEITHGIPEVEVIRTGRWSFIVVEEELSAAEDVDRLIARLQELPAKERSAVWLKLRGTLSVAEFARYTAELAELETLFAKLTTWERHNDLVVLPDDHDFTDLGLTGFASEALQELTAAAGDDATARDALALLYRLVRATA, translated from the coding sequence ATGAGGTTCATCGCAACTGCTGACTGGCAGCTGGGGATGACGGCCCATTTCCTGGACGATGCCGCTCGCGCACGTTTTCACCAGGCCAGGCTTGATGCCGTCGTCGAGATCGGGCGGATCGCCGCTCAGCGTAGGGCCGACTTCGTCGTGGTCGGCGGGGATGTCTTCGAATCGAACCAGCTTGACCGCGGGATACTTCTACGCGCGTTCGAGGCGTTGCGTTTCTGTCCGGTCCCGGTGGTGCTGGTACCCGGCAATCACGACCCATTGGATGCCTCGTCCATCTACCGGTCCCAGGCCTTCAGCGACCGGTGCCCCTCCCACGTGACGGTTGCCCAGGATTCCAGCCCCATCAGCATCGTGCCTGGCACCGAGGTGGTGGCCGCTCCCTGGTTCTCGAAACGTCCGCACACCGACCTTGTAGCGTCGGCCTGTGCAGGCCTGGAACCGCCCGCCGGCGGCATGACTCGGATTGTGGTGGGCCATGGCGCGGTGTCCAGTCTCAACCCAGACCGGGAGTCGTTGGCCGCCATCGATGATGCAGCCCTTGCCGCGAGGATTCGTGAGGGCCTGCTCCACTTCGCCGTTCTCGGTGATCGGCATTCCGTTACCGAGGTGGCGCCCGGGATCTGGTATCCGGGTGCCCCAGAGGTGACGGACCGCCGCGAGACCGCGCCTGGCAATATCCTGCTCGTCGAGATCACCCATGGCATCCCAGAAGTCGAGGTGATCCGGACGGGCCGCTGGAGTTTTATCGTCGTGGAGGAGGAGCTCTCGGCTGCGGAGGACGTGGATCGTTTGATCGCTCGCCTGCAGGAGTTGCCTGCCAAGGAACGTAGCGCCGTCTGGCTGAAACTGCGCGGCACCCTCTCCGTCGCGGAGTTCGCGCGGTATACAGCAGAGCTTGCTGAGCTTGAGACGTTGTTCGCAAAGCTGACCACGTGGGAGCGTCACAATGATCTCGTGGTTCTTCCCGACGATCATGACTTCACCGATCTCGGACTCACCGGATTTGCATCCGAGGCGCTTCAGGAGCTGACAGCGGCAGCGGGCGACGATGCCACCGCCAGGGATGCCCTGGCCTTGCTCTATCGACTGGTGAGGGCAACAGCATGA
- a CDS encoding AAA family ATPase: protein MRIHRITLRNYRGTTERSVEFADGVTVVEGRNEAGKSTLVEALRHVRMHKASANRADIRATQPVGREVGPEVEIEISTGGYRLTYCKQWIKGKKTELHITSPRHEALSGDEAHERFLQIIAETTDEGLFEALEVMQGDSLGQAQLAQLPALRRALDVVGASHEEHDDLLDIVENEYLRYFTATGRPNAEYVRAHKELEDLEQEVRNLEEASREIDSLAERHAETTAARLSKEESLGRAREQIAELAEASRSLDELRQRVAEADQQVADAAVVLDVAEKRARERDELKGIVTELEDALSEMRIRVRQEQDDLAEAEAVWAACLTGARGAQEKERTLRRHLREIALRVQRARDAAELKVLKARLEKLEEAERRLYEAMATLSVNTIDDELCLSLEKLEVAARVSHEAWEASAASISLEISNAIVLDGEVLETGEYGPVPVKDLITIEVPGSACIRIYPGEGTEDVEQRARGAADALAEALAEHGVPDVAAARVAAREHANATRERDAAYETIQAFSGDEGGAELRSRVDLLSAVLEGAEPGDLTALEKEHVRIGEAWEAAEARVEEIRARLETRRGIQQSARERGIRTEAEMHNLQARRDEAGARLELARQEASDEAITAAVADAEIVLESRRAGQKAVAQALEATNAPALEFQLSNASSVVDRLEQECKALDDELARLSALLEDRLAGGAYDRLADAAARQRHAETSHASRRRAAEAVNLLRQTLRRHRSEAQLRYVAPFRERIEALGRLVFGPTLEVDVAPDLSISSRTVEGETIAFGSLSSGAREQLSLLGRLACAQLVQPGEGVPLIIDDALGFADPERLRRLGAVLNRVGETVQTIILTCQPERFEQIGTAQVVRL from the coding sequence ATGAGGATTCACCGGATCACCCTGCGGAACTACCGCGGCACCACCGAGCGTTCCGTGGAGTTTGCTGATGGCGTCACAGTCGTTGAGGGGCGCAACGAAGCCGGCAAGTCCACCTTGGTAGAAGCCCTGCGTCACGTGCGGATGCACAAGGCCAGCGCTAACCGGGCTGATATCCGGGCCACTCAGCCTGTCGGCCGTGAGGTCGGTCCTGAGGTGGAAATAGAGATTAGCACCGGCGGATACCGCCTCACCTACTGCAAACAGTGGATCAAAGGAAAGAAAACCGAGCTGCACATCACCTCTCCCAGGCATGAAGCGCTCAGCGGCGACGAGGCACATGAGCGCTTCCTCCAGATTATTGCCGAGACCACAGACGAAGGGCTCTTCGAAGCCCTCGAGGTGATGCAGGGAGATTCACTCGGGCAGGCCCAGCTGGCTCAGCTTCCTGCGCTCCGCCGCGCCCTGGACGTCGTGGGCGCCTCACATGAGGAACACGACGACCTTCTCGACATTGTCGAGAACGAATACCTCCGGTACTTCACCGCTACGGGCAGACCCAATGCGGAATACGTTCGTGCCCACAAGGAATTGGAAGATCTTGAGCAGGAGGTGAGAAACCTCGAGGAGGCCAGCAGGGAGATCGACTCCCTGGCTGAGAGGCATGCTGAAACCACTGCTGCCCGCCTCTCCAAGGAAGAGAGTCTGGGCCGGGCCAGAGAGCAGATCGCGGAGCTGGCTGAGGCCAGCCGCTCCCTGGATGAGCTTCGGCAACGCGTGGCGGAGGCAGACCAGCAGGTAGCTGATGCTGCTGTGGTCCTGGACGTGGCTGAGAAGCGTGCGCGCGAACGTGATGAGCTGAAGGGAATCGTCACTGAACTCGAGGATGCGCTGAGCGAAATGCGGATCAGAGTCAGGCAGGAGCAAGACGACCTCGCTGAGGCCGAGGCGGTCTGGGCTGCATGCCTCACGGGGGCACGGGGCGCGCAGGAAAAGGAGCGCACGCTCAGAAGGCACCTACGCGAGATAGCCCTCCGAGTTCAGCGTGCCAGGGACGCGGCGGAGCTCAAGGTGTTGAAGGCGCGGCTGGAAAAACTGGAGGAAGCCGAGCGCCGGCTTTATGAGGCGATGGCCACTCTGAGCGTCAACACGATTGATGATGAGCTTTGTCTTTCCCTGGAAAAACTGGAGGTTGCTGCGCGAGTCAGTCATGAGGCCTGGGAAGCGAGCGCCGCGAGCATTTCCCTCGAAATATCCAATGCGATCGTATTGGATGGGGAGGTTCTTGAAACTGGGGAATATGGCCCGGTCCCTGTCAAGGACCTGATCACGATTGAGGTGCCGGGTAGCGCATGCATCAGGATTTACCCGGGTGAGGGCACTGAGGATGTAGAGCAAAGAGCACGAGGAGCCGCAGATGCCCTGGCGGAGGCGCTCGCAGAGCATGGGGTCCCGGATGTCGCGGCCGCCCGCGTGGCGGCTAGGGAGCACGCGAACGCCACCCGGGAACGAGATGCTGCGTATGAGACGATCCAGGCATTCTCCGGGGATGAGGGCGGTGCTGAGCTGCGGAGCCGGGTTGATCTGCTGTCGGCGGTCCTTGAAGGTGCTGAACCTGGGGACCTGACTGCCCTGGAGAAAGAGCATGTCCGGATCGGTGAGGCGTGGGAGGCGGCCGAGGCCAGGGTTGAGGAAATCCGCGCGAGGCTGGAGACCAGGCGGGGTATTCAGCAATCGGCGAGGGAAAGGGGAATCCGGACAGAAGCGGAGATGCACAATCTTCAGGCCCGCCGTGACGAGGCCGGCGCCCGGCTTGAGCTAGCGCGCCAGGAGGCCTCCGACGAGGCGATTACTGCCGCTGTTGCGGATGCCGAGATCGTGCTTGAAAGCCGTAGGGCTGGGCAGAAAGCCGTTGCTCAGGCTCTTGAGGCCACCAACGCTCCGGCGCTGGAGTTCCAGCTCAGTAATGCCTCATCGGTCGTGGACCGGCTGGAGCAAGAATGCAAAGCCTTGGATGATGAGCTAGCCAGGCTTTCTGCGCTGCTTGAGGACCGGCTCGCCGGGGGAGCATACGATCGTCTTGCTGATGCGGCAGCGAGGCAGCGTCACGCCGAGACCAGCCATGCCTCTCGCCGGCGTGCCGCCGAGGCGGTAAACCTGCTCAGGCAGACGCTCAGGCGCCATCGCTCCGAGGCGCAGCTGCGCTACGTGGCACCGTTCAGGGAACGGATCGAGGCGCTGGGACGGCTTGTCTTCGGGCCCACCCTCGAGGTGGATGTGGCGCCGGATTTGAGTATCAGCTCCCGCACTGTGGAGGGGGAGACCATTGCCTTCGGGTCGCTTTCGAGCGGCGCGCGCGAACAGCTCTCCTTACTCGGCAGACTTGCCTGCGCGCAGCTGGTGCAGCCTGGGGAAGGTGTGCCGTTGATCATCGATGATGCCCTGGGCTTTGCCGACCCAGAACGCTTGAGGCGTCTTGGGGCTGTGTTGAACCGGGTTGGGGAAACCGTCCAGACGATCATTCTCACCTGCCAG